In Aphanothece sacrum FPU1, a single window of DNA contains:
- the lipA gene encoding lipoyl synthase: MTQKSSLEPLTSIPSWLKRPIGKASELSTVQRIIKQRNIHTICEEGRCPNRGECYAQKTATFLLMGPTCTRSCAFCQVDKGHAPMALDPEEPEKVAESVKLLGLRYVVLTSVARDDLDDGGAQWFVRVMSSIRQSNHQTQIEVLTPDFWGGKHREIAQKQRVATVVAAKPACYNHNIETVQRLQDRVRRGAKYDRSLAVLRWVKEIDPTIPTKSGLMLGHGETETEIRQTLEDLREIGCDRLTIGQYMRPSLDHLPVEKYWTPEEFEELGNLGRSLGFSQVRSGPLVRSSYHAGE, from the coding sequence ATGACACAAAAATCCTCTCTTGAGCCATTAACCTCTATTCCCTCTTGGTTAAAACGTCCTATCGGTAAAGCGAGTGAACTGTCTACTGTTCAGCGTATCATTAAACAACGAAATATTCATACTATTTGTGAAGAAGGTCGTTGTCCCAACAGAGGGGAATGTTATGCTCAGAAAACCGCTACTTTTCTGTTAATGGGGCCGACTTGCACTCGTTCCTGTGCTTTTTGTCAAGTAGATAAAGGTCATGCACCGATGGCATTAGACCCCGAAGAACCCGAAAAAGTAGCAGAATCTGTTAAATTGTTAGGATTACGCTATGTAGTGTTAACTTCTGTTGCACGGGATGATTTAGACGATGGAGGGGCCCAATGGTTTGTTAGGGTAATGAGTTCCATTCGTCAGAGTAACCACCAGACACAAATTGAAGTCTTAACCCCGGATTTTTGGGGAGGAAAACACCGAGAAATTGCCCAAAAACAGCGAGTTGCCACCGTAGTTGCCGCTAAACCTGCTTGTTACAATCATAATATCGAAACCGTCCAACGACTACAAGATCGAGTGCGACGAGGGGCAAAATATGACCGTTCCTTGGCTGTTTTACGGTGGGTTAAAGAGATTGATCCCACCATTCCTACTAAGTCGGGTTTAATGTTAGGTCACGGGGAAACTGAGACAGAAATTAGACAAACCTTAGAAGATTTGCGAGAAATTGGCTGCGATCGCTTGACAATTGGCCAATATATGCGTCCGTCTTTAGACCATCTTCCAGTTGAAAAATATTGGACTCCTGAAGAATTTGAGGAATTAGGAAATTTAGGGCGATCGCTTGGATTTTCTCAGGTTCGTTCGGGTCCTTTGGT
- the cobW gene encoding cobalamin biosynthesis protein CobW, whose protein sequence is MHKIPVTVITGFLGAGKTTLIRHLLQNNQKRRIAVIVNEFGEVGIDGELLRDCQICDEEDNPQNNIFELTNGCLCCTVQEEFFPTMQQLLERRESIDCMLIETSGLALPKPLVQAFRWPEIRNGATVDGVVTVVDCQALASGTLVGDLDALEAQRKADPNLEHETPIEELFEDQLACADLVLLTKTDLVETSQLTQIQEWLKQELRPGVKVVSCYQGEINPDILLGFNAAVEDNLESRPSHHDEEEEHDHDEEINSIQVIFDQAFDPKSLIETLKKIVENNEIYRIKGFVNVSNKPMRLVLQGVGDRFDTFYDRLWKANEPRQTRLVFIGCQLDQTEIQSKLKHQI, encoded by the coding sequence ATGCACAAAATACCCGTTACTGTTATCACTGGGTTTCTCGGTGCAGGTAAAACAACCCTGATTCGTCACCTCCTACAAAATAACCAAAAACGTCGTATTGCGGTTATCGTCAACGAATTTGGAGAAGTAGGAATTGATGGAGAATTACTCAGAGATTGTCAAATTTGTGATGAAGAAGACAACCCTCAAAATAATATTTTTGAATTAACCAATGGATGTTTATGTTGTACAGTTCAAGAGGAATTTTTTCCGACTATGCAGCAACTTTTGGAACGACGAGAATCTATTGATTGTATGTTAATAGAAACCTCTGGGTTAGCATTACCTAAACCCTTAGTTCAAGCTTTCCGTTGGCCCGAAATTCGTAACGGTGCTACGGTAGATGGAGTAGTAACAGTAGTAGACTGTCAAGCATTAGCATCAGGAACTTTAGTGGGAGATTTAGACGCATTAGAAGCACAAAGAAAAGCTGATCCTAATTTAGAACATGAAACCCCAATTGAAGAATTATTTGAAGATCAATTAGCTTGTGCTGACTTAGTTTTATTAACTAAAACTGACTTAGTAGAAACCTCACAATTGACTCAAATACAAGAATGGTTAAAACAAGAATTACGGCCAGGGGTAAAAGTTGTTTCTTGTTATCAAGGAGAAATTAATCCTGATATTTTATTAGGTTTTAATGCTGCAGTAGAAGATAATTTAGAAAGTCGTCCCAGTCATCATGATGAGGAAGAAGAACACGATCATGATGAGGAAATTAATTCCATTCAAGTCATTTTTGACCAAGCATTTGACCCTAAATCTTTAATTGAAACTTTAAAAAAAATAGTTGAAAACAACGAAATTTATCGTATTAAAGGCTTTGTCAATGTATCGAATAAACCCATGAGGTTAGTATTACAAGGAGTTGGCGATCGCTTTGATACATTTTATGATCGGTTATGGAAGGCCAATGAACCCCGTCAAACCCGATTAGTGTTCATTGGCTGTCAATTAGATCAAACAGAAATTCAAAGTAAGTTAAAACACCAAATTTGA
- a CDS encoding ion transporter, whose amino-acid sequence MVEESESIRQKVAHYLDDFDSSISIIINLILVGLIFLSSAIFVIETYPITTSFVSQLQTIDKVIIWIFTIEYLIRFWCADSKLKFIFSSYSFIDILAILPLFIGLIDIRYIRILRWFRVLRLIRLIKLQTSLLKIQSEDTIILVRIFLLLFCLIFIYAGAIYQIEHKTNPQVFKDFFDALYFSVVTMTTVGFGDIIPLSKEGKILTVIMIFSGVIFIPWQISILTQKIFQITQQNDKVCSYCGLKSHDRDANFCKICSTKL is encoded by the coding sequence ATGGTAGAAGAATCAGAATCAATTCGCCAAAAAGTAGCACATTACCTTGATGATTTCGATAGCTCTATTAGTATTATAATAAATTTGATTCTTGTAGGGCTAATTTTTTTATCTTCAGCAATTTTTGTAATTGAAACTTATCCGATAACTACCTCTTTTGTATCTCAATTACAAACAATAGATAAGGTAATTATTTGGATTTTTACAATAGAATATTTAATTCGTTTTTGGTGTGCAGATAGTAAATTGAAGTTTATATTTAGTTCTTATTCTTTCATTGATATCCTAGCAATTTTACCCTTATTTATTGGACTAATTGATATTCGCTATATTCGGATTTTACGTTGGTTTAGAGTTTTGAGATTAATTCGATTAATTAAGTTACAAACCTCTTTACTGAAAATTCAATCGGAAGATACAATCATTTTAGTTAGAATTTTTTTGCTTTTATTTTGTTTAATTTTTATCTATGCTGGGGCGATTTATCAGATTGAACATAAAACCAATCCCCAAGTTTTTAAGGATTTTTTTGATGCTTTATATTTTTCTGTTGTCACGATGACAACTGTTGGGTTTGGGGATATAATTCCTCTCTCAAAAGAAGGAAAAATTTTAACTGTAATTATGATTTTCTCAGGAGTAATTTTCATACCTTGGCAAATTAGTATTTTAACTCAAAAAATTTTTCAAATAACTCAACAAAATGATAAAGTATGTTCTTATTGTGGACTAAAATCACATGATCGGGATGCAAATTTTTGTAAAATTTGTAGCACAAAATTATAA
- the gloB gene encoding hydroxyacylglutathione hydrolase, translating into MEIKLIPVLSDNYIFLLHDPNTHRAAVIDPAVSTPVLDCLNELKSELVAIFNTHHHSDHVGANKQLIEKFPNLCVYGGKEDQGRIPGQQIFLEEGDQIEFAGRVAQIYFVPGHTRAHIAYYFAPESTESPGELFCGDTLFAGGCGRLFEGTPAQMVDSLSKLRNLPDNTRIWCAHEYTLSNLKFALTVDPDNYDLQIRYQEVQNKRKQNIATVPSLLGEEKKTNPFLRWDQVALQSTTGMIDSVKVFGKIRGMKDNF; encoded by the coding sequence ATGGAAATCAAACTTATTCCCGTTTTATCAGATAATTATATTTTTCTTCTTCATGATCCTAATACTCATAGGGCCGCAGTTATTGATCCGGCTGTTTCTACCCCTGTTTTAGACTGTTTAAATGAGTTAAAATCTGAATTAGTTGCTATTTTTAATACCCATCATCATTCTGATCACGTTGGGGCCAATAAACAACTTATAGAAAAGTTTCCTAATTTGTGTGTTTATGGAGGAAAAGAAGACCAAGGGAGAATACCCGGACAACAAATATTTTTAGAAGAAGGTGATCAAATAGAATTTGCTGGTAGAGTCGCACAAATCTATTTTGTTCCTGGTCATACTCGCGCTCATATTGCTTATTATTTTGCCCCAGAATCAACAGAAAGTCCAGGAGAATTATTCTGTGGTGATACTTTATTTGCGGGAGGATGTGGCCGCTTATTTGAAGGAACTCCAGCGCAAATGGTTGATTCTTTGAGTAAGTTACGCAACTTACCTGATAATACTCGGATTTGGTGCGCTCATGAATATACGTTAAGTAATCTTAAATTTGCTTTGACGGTTGATCCTGATAATTATGACTTACAAATTCGTTATCAAGAAGTACAAAATAAAAGAAAGCAAAACATAGCAACAGTTCCTTCTTTATTAGGAGAAGAAAAGAAAACTAATCCTTTTTTAAGATGGGATCAAGTGGCTTTACAATCAACTACAGGAATGATTGATTCTGTTAAAGTTTTTGGAAAAATACGAGGAATGAAAGATAATTTCTAG
- a CDS encoding hemolysin family protein produces MLLLSAFFSGSETAITAFDNFKLRGLIERQGDPSGMYRLVLENRQRFITSLLVGNNLVNNFSAILTSNLFAIWLGNAGLGIATAVVTVLVLIFGEITPKSLAILNTRPLFRLSVPLVFRLSQFLSILGIVPIFEMVTQRTIQLFQGKFEKTSPGESVNDLQLMIEILGGKGQIDIYKHQLLHKTLMLDRLMARDVVKPRIDMITISHQSSLQTLLNLSLETGYSRIPVQGESKDHIVGVVHLKKALAKLQSVPKEMRSELVVTTAMDAPIYVPETKMVTNLLKEMLQQRFHIAIVVDEYGGTVGLVTLEDILEELVGEIYDESDSPHIPKRLSISDR; encoded by the coding sequence ATGCTATTGTTGTCTGCCTTTTTTTCTGGGTCAGAAACTGCGATCACCGCTTTTGATAATTTTAAATTACGAGGACTCATAGAACGTCAAGGTGATCCCTCTGGGATGTATCGCTTAGTATTAGAAAATAGACAACGTTTTATTACCAGTTTGTTAGTAGGAAATAATCTAGTTAATAATTTTTCTGCTATTCTCACCAGTAATTTATTTGCCATTTGGTTAGGGAATGCGGGGTTAGGGATAGCAACAGCAGTAGTGACAGTTTTGGTGCTGATTTTTGGTGAAATTACCCCTAAATCTTTAGCCATACTTAATACTCGTCCTTTGTTTCGTCTTTCCGTTCCGTTAGTATTCCGATTATCCCAATTTTTATCGATATTAGGAATTGTTCCAATTTTTGAAATGGTTACTCAAAGAACTATTCAATTATTCCAAGGAAAATTCGAGAAAACTTCTCCTGGAGAATCGGTAAATGATCTTCAGTTGATGATTGAAATATTAGGAGGAAAAGGACAAATAGACATCTATAAACATCAGCTACTCCACAAAACATTAATGTTGGATCGTTTGATGGCAAGAGATGTGGTTAAACCTCGTATTGATATGATAACAATTTCTCATCAATCGAGTCTACAAACTTTACTTAATTTATCCTTAGAAACTGGTTATTCTCGTATTCCCGTTCAAGGAGAATCTAAGGATCATATTGTAGGTGTTGTCCATCTTAAAAAAGCTTTAGCAAAACTACAATCCGTTCCTAAAGAAATGCGTTCTGAATTAGTAGTTACAACCGCTATGGATGCGCCCATTTATGTTCCTGAAACTAAAATGGTGACAAATTTATTAAAAGAAATGCTCCAACAACGGTTTCATATTGCTATTGTTGTAGATGAATATGGAGGAACAGTTGGTTTAGTGACTCTAGAAGACATTTTAGAGGAATTAGTCGGAGAAATCTATGACGAGAGTGATTCTCCTCATATTCCCAAACGTTTATCTATAAGCGATCGCTAA
- a CDS encoding SGNH/GDSL hydrolase family protein yields the protein MKLLLIIFAVIFVLLILLEGSLRLVFGLGKRLIYIPDTEIGYLLAPNQNLRRFGKQIIINQYSMRSQPIEKHPEKNTLRLFLLGDSVANGAWWTDQSDTISTLISNTLKLDFVKRIEVLNASANSWGPRNQLAYLQRFGTFDAQIIILLLNTDDLFATAPTGLPVGRDRHYPNTQPSSAITELLERVFAKSEDIPEMANILGEKGDRVGINLTALTQIQAIATESQIPLLVAITPLKREVENNPKDYEQKARKRLTQWAQEQNIPLIDFLEVFQENKDKTILYRDHIHLSPQGNQLVSQTISQKLRLLAIFDPPNPIP from the coding sequence ATGAAACTATTATTAATTATTTTTGCTGTAATTTTTGTTTTATTAATCTTATTAGAAGGTAGTTTAAGGCTTGTTTTCGGGTTAGGTAAACGACTGATATATATCCCTGATACTGAGATTGGTTATTTATTAGCACCAAATCAAAATCTACGTCGTTTTGGTAAACAGATAATAATTAATCAATATTCTATGCGTAGTCAACCTATCGAAAAACATCCTGAAAAAAATACTTTAAGACTTTTTTTATTAGGTGATTCTGTTGCTAATGGGGCTTGGTGGACAGATCAATCAGATACCATTTCTACTCTAATTTCTAATACATTAAAGTTAGATTTTGTCAAGAGAATAGAAGTTCTTAATGCCTCGGCTAATTCTTGGGGGCCGCGAAATCAGTTAGCCTATTTACAACGCTTTGGCACGTTTGACGCTCAGATAATTATTTTATTGCTCAATACCGATGATTTATTCGCCACAGCACCTACAGGATTGCCTGTAGGACGCGATCGCCATTATCCTAATACTCAACCATCATCAGCTATTACAGAACTGTTAGAGCGCGTTTTTGCCAAGTCTGAGGACATTCCAGAAATGGCTAATATTTTAGGAGAAAAAGGCGATCGCGTAGGAATTAATTTAACGGCCCTAACTCAAATTCAGGCGATCGCCACTGAGTCTCAAATTCCTTTATTAGTTGCCATTACACCTTTAAAACGGGAGGTAGAAAATAACCCTAAAGATTATGAACAGAAAGCCCGAAAAAGGCTTACTCAGTGGGCGCAAGAGCAAAATATACCTCTAATTGACTTTTTAGAGGTATTTCAAGAAAATAAGGACAAAACTATTTTATACCGAGATCATATACATTTAAGTCCTCAAGGAAATCAACTGGTTAGTCAAACCATTAGTCAAAAGCTGAGATTGCTTGCAATATTTGATCCCCCCAACCCCATACCTTAA
- a CDS encoding Gfo/Idh/MocA family protein has translation MYNQQPNLKGQRSPFDPIRIGVIGVGNMGQHHTRVLSLLKDVEFVGISDVNVEKGIETASKYRVRFFESYLDLLPHVDAVCIAVPTRLHHTVGMDCLKAGVHTLIEKPIAASIAEAESLVNAAAEFNTILQVGHIERFNPAFQELSKVLKTEELLAVEAHRMSPYSQRANDVSVVLDLMIHDIDLLLELVGAPVIKLTASGSRAADSGYLDYVTATIGFGNGIVSTLTASKVTHRKIRRLAAHCKNCLTEADFLNNEILIHRQTTARYSTDYGQVLYRQDGLIEKVYTSNIEPLHAELEHFVNCVRGGEQPSVGGEQALKALRLASLIEQMALDGQIWHDSDLNYKSLNRSEMAVS, from the coding sequence ATGTACAACCAACAACCTAATTTAAAAGGACAGAGAAGCCCCTTTGACCCCATTCGTATCGGGGTGATTGGAGTAGGAAACATGGGACAACATCATACCCGTGTGTTAAGCTTACTCAAAGATGTCGAATTTGTCGGAATTTCCGATGTTAACGTAGAAAAAGGCATAGAAACCGCCAGTAAATATCGGGTACGTTTTTTTGAAAGCTATCTTGACTTATTACCCCATGTAGATGCAGTTTGTATCGCCGTTCCTACCCGTCTTCATCATACTGTAGGCATGGATTGTCTCAAGGCAGGGGTACATACACTAATTGAAAAGCCTATTGCGGCCAGTATCGCCGAAGCGGAATCTTTAGTCAATGCCGCAGCCGAATTTAATACTATTCTACAAGTCGGTCATATTGAACGGTTTAATCCCGCTTTCCAAGAACTCAGCAAAGTCCTCAAAACCGAAGAATTACTTGCAGTAGAAGCTCATCGCATGAGTCCCTATTCCCAACGAGCAAATGATGTCTCAGTGGTCTTAGATTTAATGATCCATGATATCGATTTACTCTTAGAATTGGTAGGGGCCCCAGTGATTAAGTTGACGGCTAGTGGTAGTCGGGCGGCTGATTCGGGATATCTTGATTATGTTACCGCAACTATCGGTTTTGGTAATGGTATTGTCTCTACATTAACTGCTAGTAAGGTAACACATCGCAAAATTCGTCGCTTAGCGGCCCATTGTAAAAATTGTTTAACTGAGGCTGATTTCCTCAATAATGAAATTCTTATTCATCGTCAAACTACAGCTAGATATAGTACGGATTATGGTCAAGTCCTATATCGTCAAGATGGATTAATTGAAAAAGTTTATACTAGTAATATTGAACCTTTACACGCAGAATTAGAGCATTTTGTTAACTGTGTCCGAGGGGGTGAACAACCTTCTGTCGGAGGCGAACAAGCATTGAAAGCTTTACGTTTAGCTAGTTTGATCGAGCAAATGGCTCTTGATGGCCAAATTTGGCATGATTCTGACTTAAATTATAAATCTCTTAATCGTTCAGAGATGGCGGTTTCCTGA
- a CDS encoding methyltransferase domain-containing protein produces the protein MSFKDYFSQTASDYAIYRPHYPKNLFTFLNTLVQEHGVAWDCATGNGQVANQLVNYFDQVYASDGSEQQISQAQNNERINYFVSLAENSLLESNSIDLITVAQAFHWFNQEAFWTESPDGI, from the coding sequence ATGAGCTTTAAAGACTATTTTTCGCAAACAGCTTCAGATTATGCTATTTATCGTCCCCATTACCCCAAAAATCTGTTCACTTTTCTAAACACCCTGGTACAGGAACATGGAGTTGCTTGGGATTGTGCCACAGGTAATGGACAAGTTGCTAATCAATTAGTCAATTATTTTGATCAAGTTTATGCCTCAGATGGGAGTGAACAACAAATTAGTCAAGCTCAAAATAATGAGCGCATTAACTATTTTGTTTCCTTAGCAGAAAATAGTCTTTTAGAATCTAATTCAATTGATTTAATTACGGTTGCGCAAGCTTTTCATTGGTTTAATCAAGAAGCATTTTGGACTGAATCCCCAGATGGAATTTAG